Proteins found in one Palaeococcus ferrophilus DSM 13482 genomic segment:
- a CDS encoding GNAT family N-acetyltransferase has translation MHADNRASIRVLEKNAFAPAGRLRDHVWSDGKYVDELFYELIRNEGT, from the coding sequence GTGCACGCCGACAACAGGGCCTCGATAAGGGTTCTTGAAAAGAACGCGTTTGCCCCAGCGGGAAGACTTAGAGACCACGTCTGGAGCGATGGGAAATACGTGGATGAGCTGTTCTACGAGCTAATCCGAAATGAAGGGACTTAA
- a CDS encoding GNAT family N-acetyltransferase — MEPIIREAKPEDKPFIEEIARLTWGGEDYLARVFDSWVEDGNFYVLEFDRRIIGTAKLTFLPSKVGWMEGLRVHPNYRGRGFGRLLHNFIVDMGRKLAEEGRIDALEFATYFLNRESIAMAKKDGFKVLIRFLSLAAKVKDFEPVEPEPAELTMEDLTLGIIPLGWKFVHRSEEALEWLRRKAEVYEISGFKFLVEKGRATFTPLSFGLGCIRAMLPAMAWVAKERDEVFELMLPASMMEVLPGIKRLGLGLWDETDEPNVLVFRKGLRAIQG, encoded by the coding sequence ATGGAACCCATCATCCGCGAGGCCAAACCTGAAGATAAACCCTTCATCGAGGAGATAGCGCGCCTTACCTGGGGCGGGGAAGACTACCTCGCGCGCGTGTTTGATAGCTGGGTCGAAGACGGGAACTTCTACGTCCTTGAGTTCGATAGAAGGATAATCGGAACGGCCAAGCTCACGTTTCTTCCCAGCAAAGTCGGCTGGATGGAGGGGTTGAGGGTTCACCCCAACTACCGCGGCAGAGGCTTTGGAAGGCTTCTCCACAACTTCATAGTGGATATGGGAAGGAAGCTGGCGGAGGAGGGCAGGATAGACGCCCTCGAGTTCGCAACCTACTTCCTAAACAGGGAGAGCATAGCGATGGCGAAGAAGGACGGCTTTAAAGTCCTTATCCGCTTCCTCAGCCTTGCTGCGAAAGTTAAGGACTTTGAGCCGGTTGAACCGGAGCCGGCAGAGCTGACGATGGAGGACCTAACGCTCGGCATCATCCCCCTCGGCTGGAAGTTCGTCCACAGGAGCGAGGAGGCCCTTGAGTGGCTGAGAAGGAAGGCCGAGGTTTACGAGATATCGGGCTTCAAGTTCCTGGTTGAGAAAGGAAGGGCCACTTTCACGCCGCTCTCCTTCGGCCTCGGGTGCATAAGGGCCATGCTTCCAGCTATGGCTTGGGTGGCGAAGGAGAGGGACGAAGTATTTGAGCTCATGCTCCCTGCGAGCATGATGGAAGTGTTACCCGGCATTAAGAGACTCGGTCTGGGCCTCTGGGACGAGACGGACGAGCCGAACGTGCTGGTGTTCAGAAAAGGGCTTAGAGCGATTCAGGGTTGA
- a CDS encoding MFS transporter, whose amino-acid sequence MSRRLYRLHLFTSGLRVFGDAIETVALPWGLLKTTNSLVSVGGYALFTHLPWVLLPPLLGRTLDRTSKKVRLAFLALLLQASLVILIVPLSSNIWAFYLIVSGISALDILHRYYGFSLIASMTLEEGELQGLNATLSLVGNIASLVAFPVAGALAYRFGVGAMLADAALLMVGALSLLPYLEVETTPLPAKGSEKVSKAPAINRGLIIGVLVSLLLFNFALGSFRIFVFARLKELARAEFLYGALQSLTTVGSIIGVGLIAYIARRRGAGVRKPLLAGMVLQSIALLLVGLSGVYLLVPAVFVLGLGRELLNVSADSLFQKYVPLESLGTMRGIFDALATLVIPLSQLTFAWMIEGGIGTTVSAALGGGLAFAGVVLLYLTLVYNNNKV is encoded by the coding sequence ATGAGCCGCCGCCTCTACCGCCTTCACCTGTTCACCTCGGGGCTTAGGGTGTTCGGCGACGCAATCGAGACCGTCGCTCTACCCTGGGGTCTGCTCAAGACCACCAACTCGCTCGTAAGCGTGGGCGGCTACGCCCTCTTCACGCACCTTCCGTGGGTTCTTCTACCGCCTCTCCTCGGGAGAACCCTCGACCGAACCTCCAAAAAGGTGAGGCTCGCCTTTCTGGCGCTCCTCCTCCAGGCATCCCTGGTGATTTTGATAGTTCCTCTCTCCTCGAACATATGGGCCTTCTACCTCATCGTTTCCGGTATCTCAGCGCTGGATATCCTCCACCGCTACTACGGCTTCTCGCTGATCGCCTCGATGACCCTTGAGGAGGGTGAGCTTCAGGGGCTGAACGCGACCCTCTCACTCGTTGGGAACATCGCTTCCCTGGTTGCTTTTCCCGTGGCGGGAGCCCTCGCCTACCGCTTTGGCGTGGGGGCGATGCTCGCTGACGCGGCCCTCCTCATGGTGGGAGCGCTGAGCCTGTTGCCTTACCTGGAGGTCGAAACCACGCCCCTGCCAGCGAAGGGAAGCGAAAAGGTAAGCAAAGCCCCCGCCATCAATAGAGGGCTTATCATCGGCGTTTTAGTGTCCCTGCTCCTCTTCAACTTCGCCCTCGGGAGCTTCAGGATCTTCGTGTTCGCCCGGCTTAAGGAGCTCGCAAGGGCCGAGTTCCTATACGGAGCTCTGCAGTCGCTCACAACGGTGGGAAGCATTATCGGGGTGGGCCTCATAGCCTACATCGCCCGCAGGAGGGGAGCTGGAGTGAGGAAGCCGCTCCTCGCCGGAATGGTACTTCAGAGCATCGCACTGCTCCTCGTTGGCCTTTCCGGAGTATACCTCCTGGTTCCAGCGGTCTTCGTCCTCGGCCTTGGTCGGGAGCTCCTTAACGTCTCCGCCGACAGCCTCTTCCAGAAGTACGTCCCCCTCGAAAGCCTCGGAACAATGAGAGGTATCTTCGATGCCCTTGCGACGCTCGTCATTCCGCTCTCGCAGTTGACCTTTGCGTGGATGATTGAGGGAGGCATAGGTACCACGGTTTCCGCCGCCCTTGGGGGAGGTCTGGCGTTTGCGGGGGTGGTTTTGCTCTACTTAACCTTAGTCTACAATAACAACAAAGTTTAA
- a CDS encoding GNAT family N-acetyltransferase produces MDVIRLHEGRLEDFQNLYVEFFKELRDKQGWRTSYEESYRKEAEGYFRRDDIIFLVLEDGRAAGFIRLSNREGCFWVEEIYVKPEFRGRGLGRALVEKAEKEVLKHDTSLYPLVLPQDRDAIGFWKRLGYDTINTLELVKDLKSVGREEFYTVELLVSASESSSGRARSSAKKKGASWDCLRSFTGRAGARRSSLSWLTVSLKDGWSS; encoded by the coding sequence ATGGACGTCATCCGTTTGCACGAAGGGCGTTTGGAGGATTTCCAAAATCTCTACGTCGAGTTCTTCAAAGAACTGAGGGACAAGCAGGGCTGGAGGACGAGTTATGAGGAATCGTACAGAAAGGAAGCGGAGGGCTACTTCAGGAGAGATGATATAATATTCCTCGTCCTTGAAGATGGAAGAGCAGCAGGATTCATCCGGCTTTCAAATAGAGAAGGCTGCTTCTGGGTCGAGGAAATATACGTAAAACCTGAGTTCCGGGGGAGAGGTCTTGGAAGAGCGCTCGTGGAAAAGGCCGAAAAGGAGGTTCTCAAGCACGACACCTCCCTCTACCCCCTCGTCCTCCCTCAGGACAGGGACGCGATAGGGTTCTGGAAGAGGCTTGGCTACGACACTATAAACACCCTTGAGCTCGTGAAAGACCTCAAATCCGTGGGAAGGGAGGAGTTCTACACGGTCGAGCTCCTCGTGAGCGCTTCAGAATCTTCAAGTGGAAGGGCGAGAAGCTCAGCGAAGAAGAAAGGCGCTTCGTGGGACTGCTTGAGGAGTTTTACCGGCAGGGCGGGAGCAAGGAGGAGTTCCTTAAGCTGGTTAACCGTGTCCTTGAAGGATGGATGGAGTAGTTAA